The DNA window TATCCATCTGCGCGTTCCTTCATGCCGGTCGCGCGGAGATTAGCAGAACGTCCCGCCGACCGACAGGGCGCAGCGCGCGGCATGCGGCCGCGCGACGGCTTGTCGCATCGCGTTTCGGGAATATGTGGGCGGCGGGACGCACCTGCCGCGGCGGGTGCGGGGTCGGCGGGCGCGATCAGAAGGCGCGGAAGGTCATCGTGGTCAGGGTGCGGCTGATATGGGGGATGTCGAACAGCCGGTCCGACAGGAAGCGGCCGACATCCGCCTCTTCCGGGATATAGACCTTGGCCAGCAAATCGTAATCGCCCGAGGTCGAATAGAGTTCGCTGACCACCTCGCGGTCATAGATCGCATCGGCAACCTCGTAGGTCTTGCCGGGTTCGCAGCGGAACTGAACGAAGACGGGACGCATGGGGCCTCCTGTGCGGCGGATGGGCGGATGGGTGGCGCAAGACCCGGTTGGCGCAGGTTAGACCGGCACCGGCTGCGGGGTCCAGTCCCCGCGTCGCCAGCCGCGCCAGAACCGGATCAGCAGCAGCACCGCCGCCACCGACAGGCCCGCGACCAGCCCCAGCCACAATCCGCGCGCCCCCAGCCCCAGCGGAAAGGCCAGCCCCCAGGCAATGGGCATGCCGACCACCCAATAGCTGAAGCCCGCGATCCACATCGGCACCCGCGTGTCGTGCACGCCGCGCAGCAGGCCCAGCGCCACCACCTGCAACGCATCGGTCAGCTGGAACAGCGCGGCATAGAACAGCAGCATCGTGCCGATGGCGACGATGGCGGGCGTCTGCGGATCGGCGGGGTCCAGATACATCCGCACCAGCGGTTCGGGAAAGACCAGATACAGCACCACCGCGAACACCGCGAACCCCAGCGACATGGCCGTGACCGTCACCGCCGCATCGCGCATCCATTGCGCGTCGCCCCGCCCCTTGGCCTGCCCGATGCGCACGGTCGCCGCGTTCGACAGGCCCAGATGCGCCATGAAGGTGATCGAGGCGATCTGGATGGCGATGCCGTGGGCGGCCAGTTCGCGCGTGCCGATCCAGCCCATCATCACGTTCGAGGCGACGAACAGCCCGCCCT is part of the Paracoccus stylophorae genome and encodes:
- a CDS encoding Lrp/AsnC ligand binding domain-containing protein, with amino-acid sequence MRPVFVQFRCEPGKTYEVADAIYDREVVSELYSTSGDYDLLAKVYIPEEADVGRFLSDRLFDIPHISRTLTTMTFRAF